Proteins co-encoded in one Anguilla anguilla isolate fAngAng1 chromosome 16, fAngAng1.pri, whole genome shotgun sequence genomic window:
- the LOC118214801 gene encoding receptor-type tyrosine-protein phosphatase eta-like isoform X15 yields the protein MRGLSFNGVLSTTLLGLWMFFKVSCEQSVLITGENSTTVTTISGPFAEDSESVSNATWPYPILWLNATTINTTVVVLHWHRPQGYQQGYSNRVETSGCTSAPRNQTEQDSMATITGLTPGTNCSFTVYSQVQNGIEGEPISVYQYTKPERVSPTIPNRGTSDTIEVTWLSPPGNVEKYKVNLTSNYGDNQTKFLNSSFQSWLFSGLAAGRNYTVVVTTISGPFAEDSEPVSNATYPNPPGAIHAEGQTTDSITISWGRPQGMDLGQYSFIIFCQPHQNGQNESTNNTAVLENLTSGTLYNISVVTVGPMGYHSSAATAGIYTRPYPILGLNATTINTTVVVLHWHSPQGYQQGYSYRVETSCCMPTPRNQTEQNSMATITDQNSMATITDLIPGTNCSFTVYSQVQNGIEGEPISVYQYTKPERVSPTIPNRGANDTIEVTWLSPTSNVEKYKVNLTSNYGDNQIKFLRSSFQSWLFSGLAAGRNYTAVVTTISGPFAEDSEPVSNATYPNPPGAIHAEGQTTDSITISWGRPQGMDLGQYSFIIFCHPHQNGQNESTNNTAVLENLTSGTLYNISVVTVGPMGYHSSAATAGIYTRPYPILGLNATTINTTVVVLHWHSPQGYQQGYSYRVETSCCMPTPRNQTEQNSMATITDQNSMATITDLIPGTNCSFTVYSQVQNGIEGEPISVYQYTKPERVSPTIPNRGANDTIEVTWLSPTSNVEKYKVNLTSNYGDNQIKFLRSSFQSWLFSGLAAGRNYTAVVTTISGPFAEDSEPVSNATYPNPPGAIHAEGQTTDSITISWGWPQGMDLGQYSFIIFYQASQNETTNNTAVLENLTSGTLYNISVVTVGPMGYHSSAATAGIYTRPYPILGLNATTINTTVVVLHWHRPQGYQLGYSYRVETSCCMPTPRNQTEKNSMATITEQNSMATITDLIPGINCSFTVYSQVQNGVEGEPISVYQYTKPERVSPAVSNRGTNDTIEVTWKPPLGNVEKYMVNLTSNYGDNQSMVVSYIVPSPLFSGLTPGRKYTVVVTTISGPFAEDSEPVSCATWPYPILGLNATTINTTVVVLHWHRPQGYQQGYSYMVKTSGCTSAPRNQTEQDSMATITGLTPGTNCSFTVYSQVQNGIEGEPISVYQYTKPERVSPAVSNRGTNDTIEVTWMPPLGNVEKYMVNLTSNYGDNQSVVVSYIVPSPLFSGLTPGRKYTVVVTTISGPFAEDSEPVSNATYPNPPGAIHAEEQTTDSITISWGRPQGMDLGQYSFIIFCQPHQNGQNESTNNTAVLENLTSGTLYNISVVTVGPMGYHSSAATAGIYTRPYPILGLNATTINTTVVVLHWHRPQGYQQGYLYRVETSGCTSAPRNQTEQDSMATITGLTPGTNCSFTVYSQVQNGIEGEPISVYQYTKPERVNPAISNRGANDTIEVTWMPPPSNVEKYMLSLTSNYGNNQTKFLNSSFQSWLFSGLAAGRKYTVVVTTISGPFAEDSEPVSNATYPNPPGAIHAEGQTTDSITISWGRPQGMDLGQYSFIIFYQPHQNGQTETTNNRAVLENLTSRTLYNISVVTVGPMGYHSSAATAGIYTRPYPILGLNATTINTMVVILHWHRPQGYQQGYSYRVETSGCTSASRNQTEQDSMATITDLIPGTNCSFTVYSQVQNGIEGEPISVYQYTKPERVSPAVSNRGTNDTIEVTCLPPRGNVEKYKVNLTSNYGDNQIKFLSSSFQSQLFSGLAAGRNYTVVVTTISGPFAEDSEPVSSATYPNAPGPITVTNKTTNSVAIEWTPAPGMDRGSFSYHVTYGSSAHDLKSRDTDLNELTVRGLVSGTPYNISVATVGLFQYASQPVLRFVTTRPESVRGLQQSSTTVDMISIAWQRPVGFKPGYSYGVTVRNSTGHLIRDGSTSQLSHNWMGLSPGNRYTFGVTSRTSDGTPGSPVTISVCTDASPVVIFKCDGPNRTGPVLNLAWDSPEGANKGFSLTWGDTGSVTLPPCTGNCRHNIENLSYYTRYQVRITTLGCGETSSVHKTDCQTGITAPPEPSRSTGFAVREKKHNMFVLKFNSSILNSKNGPIVAYGILMTSNLKEFSNENNVGLQKYLNKTHDDWTKDESVPYLATALDTNVEQTRNEKSEFEVNIGSGSRWNGYTNGPLSARTTYRFALVMFTYVALANELVDASRSLFSISKFFDEDVALPENPTVITVGALAGALSAVTCFTAIAAGVYWKKATRKTPSDIPIESMRAKVGAPVRVEDYEAYHRRQSANSNCGFAEEYEELKPVGIGQCKVSAEALENKGKNRYTNVLPYESSRVKLSIQGSPYDDYINASYVPGYNCKKEFIAAQGPLPGTVDEFWRMLWEKNVRTLVMLTRCNEQGRVKCEEYWPSRTKHFKNIFVTTTSVVPLEDWTVRDFDVKNVKTAETRSLRQFHFTAWPDHGVPESTELLIDFRHLVREHMDLVSRNSPTVVHCSAGVGRTGTMIAIDHLLFQIERDSMVDLYGTVYSMRMHRALMVQTEDQYVFLHKCALDIIKSRTGTNVDLIYQNVAAVDIYENVTTIKGAAGVSRP from the exons ATGAGGGGGCTGTCCTTTAACGGGGTCTTGTCTACGACGCTTCTTGGCCTTTGGATGTTTTTTAAG GTTTCATGTGAACAGTCAGTCT TAATTACAGGGGAAAACAGTACCACAGTGACCACAATCAGTGGACCATTTGCTGAAGACTCAGAGTCTGTTTCCAATGCAACAT GGCCGTATCCAATCCTTTGGTTAAATGCCACCACGATCAACACAACGGTGGTGGTTCTGCACTGGCACAGACCTCAGGGGTACCAGCAGGGATACTCAAACAGGGTGGAGACCTCCGGCTGTACTTCTGCCCCACGGAACCAGACAGAACAAGACTCCATGGCCACCATCACCGGCCTGACCCCAGGAACCAACTGCTCCTTTACCGTCTACTCCCAGGTCCAGAATGGCATTGAGGGAGAGCCTATCTCTGTGTACCAGTACACAA AGCCTGAAAGAGTGAGCCCTACCATTCCAAACAGAGGCACCAGTGACACCATTGAGGTGACATGGCTGTCTCCACCTGGCAATGTGGAAAAGTACAAGGTCAACTTGACCAGCAATTATGGAGACAACCAAACAAAGTTTCTCAACTCCAGCTTTCAGTCATGGTTATTCAGTGGCCTGGCAGCTGGGAGAAACTACACAGTCGTAGTGACCACAATCAGTGGACCCTTTGCTGAAGACTCAGAGCCTGTTTCCAATGCAACAT ATCCCAATCCACCTGGAGCTATTCATGCAGAAGGGCAGACCACTGATTCCATTACTATCAGTTGGGGTAGGCCCCAAGGCATGGACTTGGGCCAGTACAGTTTCATCATATTCTGTCAACCCCATCAAAATGGTCAAAATGAGAGCACAAACAACACTGCTGTATTGGAGAACCTGACATCCGGGACTCTGTACAACATCTCGGTGGTAACCGTAGGTCCAATGGGCTACCACAGCTCTGCAGCCACTGCAGGAATCTACACCA GGCCGTATCCCATCCTTGGGTTAAATGCCACCACCATCAACACAACGGTGGTGGTtttgcactggcacagtcccCAGGGGTACCAGCAGGGATACTCATACAGGGTGGAGACCTCCTGCTGTATGCCTACCCCACGGAACCAGACAGAGCAAAACTCCATGGCCACCATCACCGACCAAAACTCCATGGCCACCATCACCGACCTGATTCCAGGCACCAACTGCTCCTTTACCGTCTACTCCCAGGTCCAGAATGGCATTGAGGGAGAGCCCATCTCTGTGTACCAGTACACAA AACCTGAAAGAGTGAGCCCTACCATTCCAAACAGGGGTGCCAACGACACCATTGAGGTCACATGGCTGTCTCCAACTAGCAATGTGGAAAAGTACAAGGTCAACTTGACCAGCAATTATGGAGATAACCAAATAAAGTTTCTCAGGTCCAGCTTTCAGTCATGGTTATTCAGTGGTCTGGCAGCTGGGAGAAACTACACAGCCGTAGTGACCACAATCAGTGGACCCTTTGCTGAAGACTCAGAGCCTGTTTCCAATGCAACAT ATCCCAATCCACCTGGAGCTATTCATGCAGAAGGGCAGACCACTGATTCCATTACTATCAGTTGGGGTAGGCCCCAAGGCATGGACTTGGGCCAGTACAGTTTCATCATATTCTGTCATCCCCATCAAAATGGTCAAAATGAGAGCACAAACAACACTGCTGTATTGGAGAACCTGACATCCGGGACTCTGTACAACATCTCGGTGGTAACCGTAGGTCCAATGGGATACCACAGCTCTGCAGCCACTGCAGGAATCTACACCA GGCCGTATCCCATCCTTGGGTTAAATGCCACCACCATCAACACAACGGTGGTGGTtttgcactggcacagtcccCAGGGGTACCAGCAGGGATACTCATACAGGGTGGAGACCTCCTGCTGTATGCCTACCCCACGGAACCAGACAGAGCAAAACTCCATGGCCACCATCACCGACCAAAACTCCATGGCCACCATCACCGACCTGATTCCAGGCACCAACTGCTCCTTTACCGTCTACTCCCAGGTCCAGAATGGCATTGAGGGAGAGCCCATCTCTGTGTACCAGTACACAA AACCTGAAAGAGTGAGCCCTACCATTCCAAACAGGGGTGCCAACGACACCATTGAGGTCACATGGCTGTCTCCAACTAGCAATGTGGAAAAGTACAAGGTCAACTTGACCAGCAATTATGGAGATAACCAAATAAAGTTTCTCAGGTCCAGCTTTCAGTCATGGTTATTCAGTGGTCTGGCAGCTGGGAGAAACTACACAGCCGTAGTGACCACAATCAGTGGACCCTTTGCTGAAGACTCAGAGCCTGTTTCCAATGCAACAT ATCCTAATCCACCTGGAGCTATTCATGCAGAAGGGCAGACCACTGATTCCATTACTATCAGTTGGGGTTGGCCCCAAGGCATGGACTTGGGCCAGTACAGTTTCATCATATTCTATCAAGCCTCTCAAAATGAGACCACAAACAACACTGCTGTATTGGAGAACCTGACATCCGGGACTCTGTACAACATCTCGGTGGTGACCGTAGGTCCAATGGGCTACCACAGCTCTGCAGCCACTGCAGGAATCTACACCA GGCCGTATCCCATCCTTGGGTTAAATGCCACCACGATCAACACAACGGTGGTGGTTTTGCACTGGCACAGACCCCAGGGGTACCAGCTGGGATACTCATACAGGGTGGAGACCTCCTGCTGTATGCCTACCCCACGGAACCAGACAGAGAAAAACTCCATGGCCACCATCACCGAACAAAACTCCATGGCCACCATCACCGACCTGATTCCAGGCATCAACTGCTCCTTTACCGTCTACTCCCAGGTCCAGAATGGCGTTGAGGGAGAGCCCATCTCTGTGTACCAGTACACAA agcctgaaaGAGTGAGCCCTGCAGTTTCAAACAGAGGCACCAATGACACCATTGAGGTCACATGGAAGCCTCCACTTGGCAATGTGGAAAAGTACATGGTCAACTTGACCAGCAATTATGGAGACAATCAATCAATGGTTGTCAGCTACATCGTTCCGTCACCGTTATTCAGTGGTCTGACACCTGGAAGAAAATACACAGTCGTAGTGACCACAATCAGTGGACCCTTTGCTGAAGACTCAGAGCCTGTTTCCTGTGCGACAT GGCCGTATCCCATCCTTGGGTTGAATGCCACCACGATCAACACAACGGTGGTGGTTCTGCACTGGCATAGACCCCAGGGGTACCAGCAGGGATACTCATACATGGTGAAGACCTCCGGCTGTACTTCTGCCCCACGGAACCAGACAGAGCAAGACTCCATGGCCACCATCACCGGCCTGACCCCAGGAACCAACTGCTCTTTTACCGTCTACTCCCAGGTCCAGAATGGCATTGAGGGAGAGCCTATCTCTGTGTACCAGTACACAA agcctgaaaGAGTGAGCCCTGCAGTTTCAAACAGAGGCACCAATGACACCATTGAGGTCACATGGATGCCTCCACTTGGCAATGTGGAAAAGTACATGGTCAACTTGACCAGCAATTATGGAGACAATCAATCAGTGGTTGTCAGCTACATCGTTCCGTCACCGTTATTCAGTGGTCTGACACCTGGGAGAAAATACACAGTCGTAGTGACCACAATCAGTGGACCCTTTGCTGAAGACTCAGAGCCTGTTTCCAATGCAACAT ATCCCAATCCACCTGGAGCTATTCATGCAGAAGAGCAGACCACTGATTCCATTACTATCAGTTGGGGTAGGCCCCAAGGCATGGACTTGGGCCAGTACAGTTTCATCATATTCTGTCAACCCCATCAAAATGGTCAAAATGAGAGCACAAACAACACGGCTGTATTGGAGAACCTGACATCCGGGACTCTGTACAACATCTCGGTGGTGACCGTAGGTCCAATGGGCTACCACAGCTCTGCAGCCACTGCAGGAATCTACACCA GGCCGTATCCCATCCTTGGGTTAAATGCCACCACGATCAACACAACGGTGGTGGTTCTGCACTGGCACAGGCCCCAGGGGTACCAGCAGGGATACTTGTACAGAGTGGAGACCTCCGGCTGTACTTCTGCCCCACGGAACCAGACAGAACAAGACTCCATGGCCACCATCACCGGCCTGACCCCAGGAACCAACTGCTCCTTTACCGTCTACTCCCAGGTCCAGAATGGCATTGAGGGAGAGCCTATCTCTGTGTACCAGTACACAA AACCTGAAAGAGTGAACCCTGCCATTTCAAACAGGGGTGCCAACGACACCATTGAGGTGACATGGATGCCTCCACCTAGCAATGTGGAAAAGTACATGCTCAGCTTGACCAGCAATTATGGAAACAACCAAACAAAGTTTCTCAACTCCAGCTTTCAGTCATGGTTATTCAGTGGTCTGGCAGCTGGGAGAAAATACACAGTCGTAGTGACCACAATCAGTGGACCCTTTGCTGAAGACTCAGAGCCTGTTTCCAATGCAACAT ATCCTAATCCACCTGGAGCTATTCATGCAGAAGGGCAGACCACTGATTCCATTACTATCAGTTGGGGTCGGCCCCAAGGCATGGACTTGGGCCAGTACAGTTTCATCATATTCTATCAACCCCATCAAAATGGTCAAACTGAGACCACAAACAACAGGGCTGTATTGGAGAACCTGACATCCAGGACTCTGTACAACATCTCGGTGGTAACCGTAGGTCCAATGGGCTACCACAGCTCTGCAGCCACTGCAGGAATCTACACCA GGCCGTATCCCATCCTTGGGTTAAATGCCACCACGATCAACACAATGGTGGTGATTCTGCACTGGCACAGGCCCCAGGGGTACCAGCAGGGATACTCATACAGGGTGGAGACCTCCGGCTGTACTTCTGCCTCACGGAACCAGACAGAACAAGACTCCATGGCCACCATCACCGACCTGATTCCAGGAACCAACTGCTCCTTTACCGTCTACTCCCAGGTCCAGAATGGCATTGAGGGAGAGCCCATCTCTGTGTACCAGTACACCA AACCTGAAAGAGTGAGCCCTGCAGTTTCAAACAGAGGCACCAATGACACCATTGAGGTGACATGCCTGCCTCCACGCGGCAATGTGGAAAAGTACAAGGTCAACTTGACCAGCAATTATGGAGATAACCAAATAAAGTTTCTCAGCTCCAGCTTTCAGTCACAGTTATTCAGTGGTCTGGCAGCTGGGAGAAACTACACAGTCGTAGTGACCACAATCAGTGGACCCTTTGCTGAAGACTCAGAGCCTGTTTCCAGTGCAACAT ATCCAAACGCTCCTGGTCCAATCACGGTCACAAACAAGACCACAAATTCAGTCGCCATAGAGTGGACGCCGGCTCCCGGCATGGACCGTGGCTCTTTCTCTTACCATGTGACCTACGGCTCGTCAGCACATGACCTTAAATCACGTGACACTGACCTCAATGAGTTAACTGTTCGTGGCCTGGTTTCTGGAACTCCGTACAACATCTCTGTGGCCACAGTCGGCCTGTTCCAGTACGCGAGTCAGCCGGTGCTCCGCTTCGTTACGACAA GACCAGAGAGCGTTCGGGGCCTTCAACAATCCTCGACCACCGTTGACATGATCAGCATAGCATGGCAGCGGCCTGTTGGGTTCAAACCCGGGTACTCTTACGGCGTGACGGTACGGAACAGCACAGGCCATCTCATCAGGGACGGAAGCACCTCACAACTGTCCCATAACTGGATGGGGCTGTCTCCCGGCAACCGCTACACTTTCGGGGTGACCTCCCGGACGTCCGACGGAACACCGGGCTCTCCCGTGACCATTTCCGTCTGTACGG atgCGTCTCCCGTTGTCATCTTCAAATGTGACGGACCCAACCGCACTGGCCCCGTGCTGAACCTAGCGTGGGACAGTCCCGAAGGCGCTAACAAAGGATTCAGTTTGACCTGGGGGGACACTGGGAGCGTGACCCTTCCCCCCTGCACAGGCAACTGCAGACACAACATCGAAAACCTCTCGTACTACACCCGGTACCAAGTGCGCATAACAACGCTTGGCTGTGGGGAAACCAGCAGTGTCCACAAAACTGACTGCCAGACGGGCATCACAG ctccACCTGAACCAAGCAGAAGCACTGGATTTGCCGTCCGAGAAAAGAAGCATAATATGTTTGTTCTGAAATTCAACTCGAGCATATTAAATAGTAAAAACGGACCAATTGTGGCTTATGGTATACTAATGACATCGAATTTGAAAG AGTTTTCTAACGAAAACAACGTTGGTTTACAAAAATACCTCAATAAAACCCACGATGACTGGACAAAAGATGAAAGTGTCCCTTATCTGGCAACCGCACTTGATACTAATGTAGAACAAACTCGAAATGAGAAATCTGAGTTTGAGGTGAACATAGGATCGGGTTCGAGGTGGAACGGATACACCAACGGACCGCTGTCGGCCAGGACAACTTACAG ATTTGCGTTAGTGATGTTTACCTACGTTGCACTAGCAAATGAATTGGTTGACGCATCACGATCCTTGTTCTCAATATCTAAGTTTTTTGACGAAGATGTCGCCCTTCCAGAAAATCCAA cggttaTTACGGTGGGGGCCTTGGCAGGAGCGCTGTCCGCAGTAACCTGTTTCACAGCCATTGCAGCCGGGGTCTACTGGAAGAA AGCTACCAGGAAGACACCTTCAGACATCCCTATCGAGTCCATGAG agcCAAAGT TGGTGCCCCTGTGCGAGTGGAGGACTATGAGGCGTACCACCGGAGGCAAAGTGCCAATTCCAACTGCGGCTTTGCCGAAGAATAtgag GAGCTGAAGCCTGTCGGCATCGGCCAGTGCAAGGTTAGCGCAGAGGCCCTGGAAAACAAGGGAAAAAACCGCTACACCAACGTCCTCCCGT ACGAATCCTCACGAGTCAAGCTGTCGATCCAGGGAAGTCCGTACGACGACTACATCAACGCCAGCTATGTCCCG GGGTACAACTGCAAGAAGGAGTTCATCGCGGCCCAGGGTCCTCTGCCCGGCACGGTGGACGAGTTCTGGCGGATGCTCTGGGAGAAGAACGTCCGCACGCTGGTCATGCTGACCAGGTGCAACGAACAGGGACGG GTGAAATGTGAAGAATACTGGCCTTCCCGgaccaaacattttaaaaacatcttcGTGACAACCACGTCTGTAGTCCCATTGGAGGACTGGACCGTCAGAGACTTTGATGTCAAAAAT GTGAAGACAGCAGAGACGCGCTCTCTGCGCCAGTTCCACTTCACAGCCTGGCCCGACCACGGGGTCCCGGAGTCCACCGAACTGCTCATCGACTTCCGCCACTTGGTGCGGGAGCACATGGACCTGGTCTCCCGAAACTCCCCCACCGTGGTGCACTGCAG tGCGGGAGTGGGCCGGACGGGCACCATGATCGCCATCGACCACCTCCTCTTCCAGATCGAGAGGGACAGCATGGTGGACCTGTACGGAACCGTGTACAGCATGCGGATGCACCGGGCCCTCATGGTCCAGACCGAG GACCAGTACGTGTTCCTGCACAAGTGTGCCTTGGACATCATCAAATCGAGGACGGGGACCAACGTGGACCTGATTTATCAGAACGTAGCAGCGGTCGACATTTACGAGAATGTTACGACCATAAAGGGGGCGGCAGGGGTCTCGAGACCATAG